A DNA window from Leptolyngbya sp. KIOST-1 contains the following coding sequences:
- a CDS encoding oxygenase MpaB family protein: MNTNPTHLPTYPSTHPTPSMDRHATLRRIQRLDPERDHQAICHLLAGYEFPWDVTRALEVALLRTFCIPSVSRLLDQTGEFRYHAQKRYDDTGIVVSEVLKHGYDSPRGAAFIERMNAIHRHYAIANADFLYVLSTFVYEPIRWVDRFGWRPFCEQERLACYAFWRAIGDRMGIQDIPPTYAAFEQFNREFEAQHFAYTPSNQRVADATRRLLLSWFPAATRPLVDWGLPCLLDPPLLQALGWQPTPTAVQRVAATALKARSRLLRRLPPRTTPDFFVDQSIRSYPEGYTVADIGPDGLRSRL, translated from the coding sequence TTGAATACTAACCCCACCCACCTACCCACCTACCCCTCCACCCACCCCACTCCCTCCATGGATCGCCACGCCACCCTGCGCCGCATCCAGCGCCTTGATCCCGAACGCGACCACCAGGCGATCTGCCACCTGCTGGCCGGGTACGAGTTTCCGTGGGATGTCACCCGTGCCCTGGAGGTGGCCCTGCTGCGCACCTTTTGCATCCCCAGCGTGTCGCGCTTGCTGGACCAAACCGGGGAGTTTCGCTACCACGCCCAGAAGCGCTATGACGACACGGGCATTGTGGTGTCGGAGGTGCTCAAGCACGGCTACGACAGCCCGCGGGGTGCGGCATTTATCGAGCGCATGAACGCGATTCATCGCCACTACGCCATCGCCAATGCCGACTTCCTGTACGTGCTTTCAACCTTTGTCTATGAGCCGATTCGCTGGGTCGATCGCTTTGGCTGGCGGCCCTTCTGCGAACAGGAGCGGCTGGCTTGCTACGCCTTCTGGCGGGCAATTGGCGATCGCATGGGCATTCAGGACATTCCGCCTACCTACGCGGCCTTTGAGCAGTTCAATCGCGAGTTTGAAGCTCAGCACTTTGCCTACACCCCCAGCAACCAGCGGGTCGCCGATGCCACCCGACGCCTGCTGCTGAGCTGGTTCCCCGCGGCCACTCGGCCGCTGGTGGACTGGGGCCTGCCCTGCCTGCTTGACCCGCCCCTGCTGCAGGCCCTGGGCTGGCAGCCGACGCCAACGGCTGTGCAGCGGGTTGCCGCCACGGCCCTCAAGGCCCGCAGCCGTCTGCTGCGCCGCCTGCCGCCCCGCACTACCCCGGACTTTTTTGTCGATCAGTCCATCCGCAGCTACCCGGAGGGCTACACCGTGGCCGACATTGGCCCCGACGGGCTGCGATCGCGGCTGTAG
- a CDS encoding RNA polymerase sigma factor: MGEPTPIQKQVDAIYRSESRRVFATLIRLLGDFDLAEEALHEAFAVALKQWPRDGTPANPRAWLVSVGRFRGIDALRRRARFDASLAQLAQPLETPGTIANDEEVEDDRLRLIFTCCHPALAQEAQVALTLREVCGLKTEEIASAFLIAPPTLAQRIVRAKAKIRTAGIPYQVPAIADLPDRLDTVLQVIYLVFNEGYAASSGPALTRADLSGEAIRLGRLVLELLPDEPEVMGLLALMLLQESRRQARTSATGDLVLLADQDRSLWNQGQIAEGRRLVRQALVLQRVGPYAIQAAIAAVHAGAPSPAATNWNQIVALYSLLAQIAPSPLVALNRAVAVAMRDGPQVGLNLLDEILAQGDLAGYHLAHAARADLCRQLGKTNEARAAYQQALALVRQAPERRFLESRLRELG, from the coding sequence ATGGGTGAGCCGACCCCGATTCAGAAGCAGGTTGATGCTATCTATCGCTCCGAGTCGCGGCGCGTTTTTGCCACTCTAATTCGTCTGCTGGGCGACTTTGATCTGGCGGAGGAGGCCCTGCACGAGGCCTTTGCCGTGGCGCTAAAGCAGTGGCCTCGGGATGGCACTCCGGCCAATCCGCGGGCGTGGCTGGTGTCGGTGGGTCGGTTTCGGGGGATCGATGCCCTGCGGCGGCGGGCCCGCTTCGACGCCTCCCTGGCCCAGTTGGCTCAGCCGCTGGAGACGCCTGGGACGATAGCCAATGACGAAGAGGTGGAGGACGATCGCCTGCGGTTAATCTTCACCTGCTGTCACCCCGCCCTGGCCCAGGAGGCCCAGGTCGCCCTCACCCTGCGGGAGGTCTGCGGCTTGAAAACTGAGGAAATTGCCAGTGCCTTTTTGATTGCCCCGCCCACCCTGGCCCAGCGCATCGTGCGGGCTAAGGCCAAAATTCGAACGGCGGGCATTCCCTACCAGGTGCCGGCGATCGCCGATTTGCCCGACCGCCTCGATACGGTGTTGCAGGTGATTTACCTGGTGTTTAACGAGGGCTATGCGGCCTCCTCGGGCCCCGCGCTGACCCGCGCCGACCTCTCCGGCGAAGCCATTCGCCTGGGGCGACTGGTGCTGGAACTGCTGCCCGACGAACCCGAGGTGATGGGACTGCTGGCGCTGATGTTGCTCCAGGAGTCGCGGCGACAGGCCCGCACCTCCGCCACCGGGGATTTGGTTTTGCTGGCCGACCAGGACCGCAGCCTGTGGAACCAGGGGCAGATCGCCGAGGGCCGCAGGCTGGTGCGGCAGGCCCTGGTGTTGCAGCGGGTGGGTCCCTACGCTATTCAGGCGGCGATCGCCGCCGTCCATGCCGGGGCTCCTAGCCCAGCCGCCACCAACTGGAATCAAATTGTGGCCCTGTACAGCCTGCTCGCCCAGATCGCCCCCTCCCCCCTCGTGGCGCTAAATCGGGCGGTGGCCGTGGCCATGCGCGATGGGCCCCAGGTCGGTCTCAACCTGCTGGATGAGATTCTGGCCCAGGGGGATCTGGCCGGGTATCACCTGGCCCACGCTGCCCGCGCCGACCTGTGCCGACAGCTGGGCAAAACTAACGAGGCCAGGGCCGCCTATCAGCAGGCCCTGGCCCTGGTGCGGCAGGCCCCTGAACGGCGATTTTTAGAGAGTCGCCTGCGCGAGCTAGGCTAG
- a CDS encoding GAF domain-containing sensor histidine kinase, with product MGVSVFPVRSEGDAGKETGAVASECVDLSSDDAAAGLSAGGNAPSVWSTRALSGLSQAERQQRRSQAIAALGLPHPGSVPAWEEAAQMAARYLGLPLVIVTVADETTEYLYAAFGLSCLGVGNPLSLQRQLPLSGGLGVHILDREQPLVVPDTAQAPGFAQSELVSSYGIRAYCGVPLVTSEGLCLGTLAAMDLCPRQFSEPELGFLAMAARWGMSEFERHQASVLARSSTGPLSLDNIMDRVRLNLISQLTQDLRSPLTTVLGMSTMLNREIYGPLTPKQREYTDIVHRSSQTLIALVDELSALSPVAVEGAELAPTTVDIEALGQQVMATLTPLAEKRTQTLSLTVEPGENHWVLDQRLVKQILYYLMAGILPVAGDDSTLRLHACRRGQDLALGLWLSNPWLGEGLPPEVVAILQTPLVRLSAAEIPRSLLGLLLSQQLVQRHGGRISVQDYADSSSRLMVLLPNLDAAVARPSARSDS from the coding sequence ATGGGCGTTTCTGTGTTTCCGGTGCGGTCTGAGGGAGACGCTGGCAAGGAGACTGGAGCTGTCGCTTCAGAATGTGTAGACCTGTCTTCAGACGATGCCGCTGCCGGGCTGTCGGCTGGGGGAAACGCCCCGTCGGTCTGGTCCACCCGTGCGCTCAGTGGCCTTTCCCAGGCTGAAAGGCAGCAGCGGCGCAGCCAGGCGATCGCGGCCCTGGGGCTGCCCCACCCCGGTAGCGTTCCCGCCTGGGAAGAAGCGGCGCAAATGGCCGCCCGCTATCTGGGTCTGCCCCTGGTGATCGTTACCGTGGCAGACGAGACCACCGAGTACCTGTACGCCGCCTTTGGTCTGTCCTGCCTGGGGGTGGGCAATCCGCTGTCGCTGCAGCGACAGCTGCCCCTCAGCGGTGGGCTGGGGGTTCACATCCTCGATCGCGAACAGCCGCTGGTGGTACCCGACACGGCCCAAGCTCCCGGCTTTGCCCAGAGTGAGTTGGTCAGCAGCTACGGTATTCGAGCCTACTGTGGCGTCCCCCTGGTCACCAGCGAGGGACTCTGTCTGGGCACCCTGGCGGCCATGGACCTGTGCCCCAGACAGTTCAGCGAACCAGAGCTGGGATTTTTAGCGATGGCGGCTCGATGGGGCATGAGCGAGTTTGAGCGCCACCAGGCGTCAGTCCTAGCCCGGTCCAGCACCGGGCCACTGTCTTTGGATAACATCATGGATCGGGTGCGCCTGAACCTGATCAGCCAGCTCACCCAGGATCTCCGCAGTCCGCTGACGACGGTGCTGGGCATGAGCACGATGCTGAACCGCGAGATCTACGGGCCGCTCACTCCCAAACAGCGGGAGTATACCGATATCGTGCACCGCAGCAGCCAGACGCTGATTGCCCTGGTTGACGAGCTGAGCGCCCTCAGCCCGGTGGCGGTTGAGGGCGCCGAGCTAGCGCCGACAACCGTCGATATTGAGGCTCTGGGGCAGCAGGTGATGGCAACCCTGACGCCGCTGGCAGAAAAGCGCACTCAGACCCTCAGCCTGACCGTAGAGCCGGGCGAAAACCACTGGGTTTTGGATCAGCGCCTGGTAAAGCAGATTTTGTATTACCTGATGGCAGGTATTTTGCCGGTGGCTGGGGACGACAGCACCCTGCGCCTTCACGCCTGCCGTCGAGGGCAGGATCTGGCCCTAGGTCTGTGGCTTTCTAATCCCTGGCTGGGGGAGGGGCTGCCGCCGGAGGTGGTGGCCATTCTCCAGACTCCCCTGGTAAGGTTGAGTGCGGCTGAAATTCCCCGTTCGCTGCTGGGGCTGCTGCTGAGCCAGCAGCTGGTCCAGCGCCACGGCGGTCGGATCAGCGTTCAGGACTACGCGGACAGCAGCAGTCGGCTGATGGTGCTGCTGCCCAATCTAGACGCCGCTGTGGCCCGTCCCTCAGCCCGCAGTGACTCTTAG
- a CDS encoding response regulator transcription factor, with amino-acid sequence MQNPKLALPPLPGAQGQILIIDDEDLIRETVALALNEQGYQVVAAESGQRALELIFPNPGEGKVGLKLDLAIVDLMLPGVNGLDICRLIRHHNLDIPILILSAKGAEMDRVVGLEVGADDYLPKPFGMRELIARCRALLRRQRWSATKPDRAILNYKDIVLYTNEFRVTVAGQEVSLSPKEFRILELFIQSPNRVWSREELIQSIWGTDFVGDRKTVDVHIRWLREKIEVDPAHPQYVTTLRGFGYRFG; translated from the coding sequence GTGCAAAATCCAAAGCTTGCCCTACCTCCGCTGCCGGGGGCGCAGGGGCAAATTTTGATCATTGATGACGAAGACCTGATTCGTGAAACCGTAGCCCTGGCGCTGAATGAGCAGGGCTACCAGGTGGTGGCGGCCGAGTCGGGCCAGCGGGCGCTGGAGCTGATTTTTCCGAACCCTGGGGAAGGAAAGGTTGGCCTGAAGCTGGATCTGGCGATCGTCGATCTGATGCTGCCAGGGGTCAACGGACTCGACATCTGTCGTCTGATCCGTCACCACAACCTGGACATTCCCATTCTGATTTTGAGCGCCAAGGGCGCCGAGATGGATCGGGTGGTGGGGCTGGAGGTGGGGGCCGACGACTATCTCCCCAAGCCCTTTGGTATGCGGGAGCTGATAGCCCGCTGTCGGGCCCTGCTGCGGCGACAGCGGTGGTCTGCGACAAAGCCCGATCGCGCCATTCTGAACTACAAAGATATCGTTCTTTACACCAACGAATTTAGGGTGACGGTGGCGGGGCAGGAGGTCAGCCTGTCGCCCAAAGAATTTCGAATTTTGGAGCTGTTCATTCAGAGCCCCAACCGAGTGTGGTCCCGTGAGGAGCTGATTCAGTCGATCTGGGGGACGGATTTTGTCGGCGATCGCAAAACCGTAGATGTCCACATTCGCTGGCTGCGAGAAAAAATTGAGGTGGATCCGGCCCATCCCCAGTACGTGACCACCCTGCGAGGGTTTGGCTATCGGTTTGGGTGA
- a CDS encoding FKBP-type peptidyl-prolyl cis-trans isomerase: MREILISLGVLVACCLVLVVAQLTGARPEAIAASLNRAGVAAEATQIAEPVAQIAQAAADLAPNSSTTEVTAMSEETLTTTDSGLQYVDVVEGTGAMPQAGQRVTVHYTGTLEDGTKFDSSRDRGRPFTFQIGVGQVIKGWDEGVGTMRVGGQRKLVIPAELGYGSRGAGGVIPPNATLLFDVELLRIG; this comes from the coding sequence GTGCGAGAGATTTTGATCAGCTTGGGGGTTTTGGTGGCCTGCTGCCTGGTGCTGGTAGTGGCTCAGTTGACGGGGGCTCGGCCCGAGGCGATCGCCGCCAGCCTGAACCGAGCCGGGGTGGCCGCCGAGGCCACCCAAATAGCGGAGCCGGTCGCTCAAATTGCCCAGGCCGCTGCCGATTTAGCCCCCAATAGCTCCACCACTGAGGTCACCGCCATGTCCGAAGAAACCCTGACCACCACCGATTCTGGCCTCCAGTACGTCGACGTTGTGGAAGGCACCGGGGCCATGCCCCAGGCCGGTCAGCGGGTGACGGTGCACTACACTGGCACCCTGGAGGACGGCACCAAGTTCGACAGTTCCCGCGATCGCGGTCGTCCCTTTACCTTTCAAATTGGCGTCGGCCAGGTGATTAAGGGCTGGGATGAAGGGGTTGGCACCATGCGCGTCGGCGGTCAGCGCAAGCTGGTGATTCCGGCTGAGCTGGGCTACGGCAGTCGTGGCGCTGGCGGCGTGATTCCTCCCAACGCCACGCTGCTCTTTGACGTGGAGCTGCTGCGGATCGGCTAA
- the uraH gene encoding hydroxyisourate hydrolase, which translates to MGRLTTHVLDTALGKPAAALRLTVWAINNEADIKTALKTVETNADGRTDEPLLEGDELHRGTYEITFDVAAYFAQTGAALSEPPFLDQIPIRFTVADPSGNFHVPLLMSPWSYSTYRGS; encoded by the coding sequence ATGGGCCGACTTACCACCCACGTTCTTGACACAGCTTTGGGTAAACCCGCCGCTGCGCTGCGGCTCACAGTCTGGGCCATTAACAACGAAGCCGACATCAAAACGGCGCTCAAAACCGTCGAAACCAATGCCGACGGCCGCACCGATGAACCTCTGCTAGAGGGCGACGAACTCCACCGCGGCACCTACGAAATCACCTTCGATGTGGCGGCCTACTTTGCCCAGACCGGGGCGGCCCTCTCGGAGCCCCCGTTTTTAGACCAAATTCCAATTCGCTTTACGGTGGCCGACCCCAGCGGCAACTTTCACGTGCCGCTGCTGATGTCGCCCTGGTCCTACAGCACCTACCGGGGCAGCTAG
- a CDS encoding Rieske 2Fe-2S domain-containing protein, giving the protein MTRPPNSSFAAAAWSRRRLLRYAAGGSLGAIAVGLLRPRTVASAEPKLELLCSMFPQNSRCTDYLPGSQAIDETGEPIAVDALLPTATPGQPVPVRGLPDNQTTYLVIQTGPTIASYGIRPICTHWGCTVDWQADQNRFVCPCHDSQFDSEGRVLAGPAEEPLPLATVVVRQNRIGLVDRAPSVEPRQGL; this is encoded by the coding sequence ATGACCAGACCCCCCAATTCAAGTTTTGCCGCCGCGGCCTGGTCGCGGCGGCGGCTCCTCAGGTATGCGGCTGGCGGCAGCCTGGGGGCGATCGCCGTGGGCCTGCTGCGGCCCCGGACAGTCGCCAGCGCCGAACCCAAGCTGGAACTGCTGTGCTCGATGTTTCCACAGAACTCGCGCTGCACCGACTACCTGCCGGGGTCCCAGGCGATTGACGAAACCGGCGAGCCGATCGCCGTCGATGCCCTGTTGCCGACCGCGACCCCTGGCCAGCCCGTTCCCGTGCGGGGATTGCCCGACAACCAAACGACCTACCTGGTGATCCAGACCGGGCCAACGATCGCGTCCTACGGCATTCGCCCCATCTGCACCCACTGGGGCTGCACCGTAGACTGGCAGGCCGACCAAAATCGGTTTGTCTGCCCCTGCCACGATTCCCAGTTTGACAGCGAAGGTCGAGTGCTGGCGGGGCCGGCAGAGGAACCCCTGCCCCTGGCAACGGTGGTGGTTCGGCAGAATCGGATCGGTCTGGTCGATCGCGCTCCCTCCGTCGAGCCGCGCCAGGGGCTATGA
- the cobO gene encoding cob(I)yrinic acid a,c-diamide adenosyltransferase: MAQPPDSAETLDAAAAVLTQAAESASSDDQYRRKMQRRQEVQQQRIADRTVEKGLVIVHTGQGKGKTTAALGMVLRSLGHGYRVAIVQFIKGAWEPAEKAVLERFGDQLSFHAMGEGFTWDTQDRDRDTRTAQAAWDTALSYLRNPEVKTLLLDEVNIALKHGFLSAEQVLAGLAEKPEMTHVILTGRGAPQALIDRADLVTEMTLVKHPFREQGVKAQPGIEY; the protein is encoded by the coding sequence ATGGCCCAACCTCCTGACTCCGCCGAAACCCTCGATGCCGCTGCCGCTGTCCTCACCCAGGCGGCCGAAAGCGCCAGCTCTGACGATCAGTACCGCCGTAAGATGCAGCGGCGGCAGGAGGTACAGCAGCAGCGGATTGCCGATCGCACCGTGGAGAAGGGGCTGGTGATTGTCCACACGGGGCAGGGCAAGGGCAAGACCACCGCCGCCCTGGGCATGGTGCTGCGCTCCCTGGGCCACGGCTACCGGGTGGCGATTGTGCAGTTCATCAAGGGGGCGTGGGAACCGGCGGAGAAAGCCGTGCTGGAGCGATTTGGCGATCAGCTCAGCTTCCACGCCATGGGCGAAGGCTTTACCTGGGATACCCAGGATCGCGATCGCGATACCCGCACCGCCCAGGCGGCCTGGGACACTGCTCTCAGCTATCTTCGCAACCCCGAGGTCAAAACCCTGCTGCTTGACGAGGTCAATATTGCCCTCAAGCACGGCTTTCTGTCGGCGGAGCAGGTGCTGGCCGGACTGGCCGAAAAGCCGGAAATGACCCACGTAATTTTGACCGGGCGGGGTGCCCCCCAGGCGCTGATCGATCGCGCCGACCTGGTCACCGAAATGACCTTGGTCAAGCACCCCTTCCGCGAGCAGGGGGTCAAAGCCCAACCTGGCATTGAATACTAA